The DNA window AACCAGCCCGGCCACCACCCCGAGCAGCAGCGGGTTGCGCAGGGGCGCCGTCCACACCGCCGGGCGCGAGCCCGCTCCCCGGGCGGTGGACACGTCCAGGACGGCGAAGGCCGTAGGCGATATGACGAGCAGCTGGAGCAGGAGGATCGGGGCGATGGCGGTGGCGTCGCCCAGCAGGACGATGAGGACCGGGATCCCCAGGTTGGCGGCATTGACGTACCCGGCGGCCAGCGCCCCGATCGTCGACTCGGCGACGGAGCGGCGCAGCGCGAAGCGGTGGACCAGCCAGGCGCTGACGATGCCCAGGGTCTCGGCGAGCAGGCCCGCCAGGGTGGCGCGCGAGACGACGGTCGCCAGGTCCGCCCCGCCGATGGTCGTCACCATTAGCGCCGGGGTGGCGGCGTAGAAGCAGACCCCGGTCAGGACGGTGTCGGAGCCGGCGGGCACGGCGCCGAAGCGGACCAGCGCCCACCCCACCGCGATGACGACGGCGAAGACGGCCAGTCCGCTGACGACCTCCCCCACGGGGCTCAGCCCCGACGGGCGACCGGTTCGAGGTCCACCCAGGTGGCGGCGTGGTCGGACACGACGAGGCTGCGCACCCCCGAGCCGACGGCGCGCAGCAGCGCCCCGCCGGCCCCGCTGCCGACCTCCTGCGCGCTCACGGGCAGCCCGTCCGCGCCGGTCGGCCACGGGTCGGTCAGGACGTGGTCGATGCGGCGCACGGGCGCGCCGGACGGGTAGGTGGCGCCCTGGCCGAGAGTGCGGGCGATGCCCAGGGGGGCGAGAAGCTCGGCGTGCAGGTTGAGGTCGCCGGCGAGCACGTGCGGGCCGGGCAGGGCGGCCAGGGCCGCCCAGGCCGCGGCGAGTTGGGCGGCGGCGGTGTCGGTCCGCGTGGCGAGGTGGGTGGAGGCGACGGCGAGGCCCCCCGGCTCGAGGCCGCCCGGCCGGGCGCCGTCCGGTCCGGCGCCGCCCGCGCCAGCGCCATCCGGTCCGGCGCCGCCTGCGTAGTCGACCGGGTCGATCTGGGCGGCGATCATATTGCGCATAGTGGAGGTGGACAGCTCGTAGGAGCGCGGGTCGAAGGCCCTCCCGCCACCGCGCCGGGTCAAGACGGCCGGGCCCCGCCCCAGGCGCGCCACGCGCCAGGCCCTCACGGGCAGACGGGTCAGCAGGGCGTTGCCGAAGCCGGCGGGCCCCGCCCCGAGCAGGGCGCGCAGGGGGCCCAGGACGTCGTCGGCGCGCCCGGTCAGGGCCGAGCGGCGGGGCCTGCGCCGCAGCCCGACGACGGGCCCGGCGTAGGTCGCGGCGAAGCGGTGGCCGGCCCAGCCGAGCAGGTCGGCCAGGACGGCCGTCTGGTCCAGCCGGCCGGAGCGCCTCTGCCCCAGGTCGACCTCCTGGAGGGCGATGACGTCGGGGTCGATGTCGCGGATCTGGTCGGCCAGGGCCGCCAGGACCTCCCGCGCGGCCCCGGCGTCGGCGATGTCCAGGTCCGCCAGCGGCGCGGTCGCCGGATCCAAGCGGGCCCCGTCGCCGGGCCTGCCGTGCTGGAGGTTGAGGCTGAGTAGGCGGATCATCTTCACTCCCCCCGGGCGGCGCCGGCCCCGCTGGCGCCATTGGGCTCATCGGCCCCGCCGATCGCTCCGATCGCGCCAGCCCTGTCGGCCCCGCCGCGCCCGCCGCGCCCGCCGCTTCCGCCGGCCCCGCCGTCGGCCTCGAAGGTCAGGCTCACGGAGTTCATGCAGTAGCGCAGGCCGGTGGGGGTGTGCGGGGCGTCGTCGAAGACGTGTCCCAGGTGGCAGCCGCAGGCGGCGCAGCGCACCTCGGTGCGCACCATGCCGTGGGAGGTGTCGGTCAGCAGGGTCACGGCCCGTGAGTCGGCCGGGTCGTAGAAGGAGGGCCAGCCGCAGCGGGAGTCGAATTTGGCGGTGGAGCGGAACAGCTCGGCGCCGCAGCCGCGGCAGCGGTAGACGCCCTCGCGCCGCTCGTCTAGCAGCGCCCCGGTGAAAGGCCGCTCGGTGCCGGCCTCCCGCAGGACGTGGTACTCGAAGGGGTCCAGGAGGGCGCGCCACTGGGCGTCGGTGCGGGCGATCGCCGCCGGATCGAGGCGGGGGGCGCCGTCGTTCTGCTCGGTCTGCTCGGTCACGGGGCCATGGTGGCCCCACGGGGGCCGACGGCGCGAGGCGGTTCACGCACCGGGAACGGCTCGGCGGCCCGGAGCCGGAACCGGGGACCCCGGCGGCCCGAGCCTCAGGAGGCGGAAGAATCTGAGCCGGAGCCCGAGCCGGAGCTAGAACCCGAGCCCGAGCCGCGAAGCAGGAGCCGGTCCCGCTCCCGGCGGGCCCGGCGCAGCAGCCGGGTGACCGACCAGACCGGTTCACCGCTCTCGGCCTGGTCCTCCTCGTCCTCCTGGTCCTCCTCGGCCTCGGCCAGGGCCTTCTCGGCCTCGGCCTGCTCGCGGCGGCGCACGATCTCCTCGGCCATCTGCGCCACCTGCTCGGGCTCGGGGTCGTGGGTGACCTCGACCTGCTCGATCTCCACGCGGGCGCGGGGCAGGGCGTAGGGGGCCTCGCGCTGCATCCAGTCGATGAGCGACTCGCGCACGAGGCACTGCAGGGCGTAGGAGTTGGACTGGTTGCCCGCGGACAGGGTGATCCTCACGGTCACGGAGGTGGGGGAGGTGGCGGAGACCACCAGCGCGGAGGTGCGCCCGTCCCACAGCTTCGTGGTGGCCAGAATGCGGTCGAGCTCGGTGCGCAGCTGGGCGACGGGGACGCGCCAGTCGAGCTCGAGGGTGAGCGAGCCGGTCAGCTGGTGGCTGCGGCGCGTCCAGTTGGTGAAGGGGTTCTGGGTGAAGTAGGTCGACGGCAGGATGAGGCGGCGCTCGTCCC is part of the Actinomyces sp. oral taxon 414 genome and encodes:
- a CDS encoding endonuclease/exonuclease/phosphatase family protein, with product MIRLLSLNLQHGRPGDGARLDPATAPLADLDIADAGAAREVLAALADQIRDIDPDVIALQEVDLGQRRSGRLDQTAVLADLLGWAGHRFAATYAGPVVGLRRRPRRSALTGRADDVLGPLRALLGAGPAGFGNALLTRLPVRAWRVARLGRGPAVLTRRGGGRAFDPRSYELSTSTMRNMIAAQIDPVDYAGGAGPDGAGAGGAGPDGARPGGLEPGGLAVASTHLATRTDTAAAQLAAAWAALAALPGPHVLAGDLNLHAELLAPLGIARTLGQGATYPSGAPVRRIDHVLTDPWPTGADGLPVSAQEVGSGAGGALLRAVGSGVRSLVVSDHAATWVDLEPVARRG